A single Falco naumanni isolate bFalNau1 chromosome 20, bFalNau1.pat, whole genome shotgun sequence DNA region contains:
- the S100A11 gene encoding protein S100-A11 gives MPTETERCIESLLAVFQRYAGREGDSCKLSKREFVAFMNTELAAFTKNQKDPGVVDRMMKKLDLNSDGQLDFQEFLNLIGGIAVACHESLILKP, from the exons ATG cccacagagacAGAACGCTGCATCGAGTCCCTGCTGGCCGTCTTCCAGCGGTACGCGGGGCGTGAAGGGGACAGCTGCAAGCTCTCCAAGAGGGAATTCGTGGCTTTCATGAACACCGAGCTGGCTGCCTTCACAAAG AATCAGAAGGACCCCGGCGTCGTGGACAGGATGATGAAGAAACTCGATTTGAATAGCGACGGGCAGCTAGACTTCCAGGAGTTCCTGAACCTCATCGGGGGCATCGCGGTGGCCTGCCACGAGTCCCTGATACTCAAGCCCTAG